A stretch of Mya arenaria isolate MELC-2E11 chromosome 14, ASM2691426v1 DNA encodes these proteins:
- the LOC128216820 gene encoding uncharacterized protein LOC128216820 isoform X1 — protein sequence MEVSRKREGNFSRKSECLGCTPCSQDRKYEKPEAFCTSCEEFLCFVCAKVHRNQRITRHHALLENSEMPSSIVSDFSNEGICTEICSGHPSEFVKYYCTSHLAFLCGDCVIREHRNCEVEHIPNACKDYRNGVEYTSIVGDITTLDYEFKYFKSALEKSIHSAQHLGAQQKQAIQDYKFNLFKRIEQSECKLIDKIEEIKTKDETRLTTMKARIPGVLSSINSIKSTLHSKNVNSSQLYVEAKRAKQEVAKLRLALDRMNKENTIQKYRFKGDILSESMLATNNALGSIKEDDNDDDALTDTTDHDLITDCDDAKDFCGQLLPFVKKLPGINASIPSDWSFCCLNSLQVLPNDRLLATDQENACIKLFNTKTNLFMSHLKLAGKPSDSCIVPSHRVAVTLPMERQIHIVDTQEELILVDRFTVNGSCRGIAYYDERFIVSYTELPRVEILDVNGETLEIVSNASLHSQIFQYPNHLRVETGYNQSFIYVSDQKANMIIKLNMSLQVINTFSGESLRAQGNICGAGENILLVCATKNNGIVALETKSGNMKTIFGQNDEIAKPIATCVCCEHNRIFISNDERGKSDIILVFEGKLKKSTECSHG from the exons atgGAGGTTTCACGAAAGAGGGAAGGCAATTTTTCGAGGAAAAGTGAATGTTTAGGATGTACACCTTGTTCGCAAGACAGAAAGTACGAGAAACCGGAAGCTTTCTGTACCAGCTGTGAagaatttctttgttttgtttgtgcaAAAGTCCATAGGAACCAAAGAATAACAAGACATCACGCTCTTCTAGAAAATTCCGAAATGCCTAGCTCCATTGTTTCAGATTTTTCCAACGAAGGTATTTGTACTGAAATATGCAGTGGGCACCCGAGCGAATTCGTGAAATACTACTGCACGTCCCATCTGGCATTTCTGTGTGGCGACTGCGTAATTAGAGAACATAGGAATTGCGAGGTTGAACACATTCCAAATGCTTGCAAGGATTATAGAAATGGAGTGGAATATACGTCAATTGTCGGAGATATCACAACATTAGATTATgagttcaaatattttaaaagtgctCTTGAAAAGTCCATCCACTCTGCTCAGCACCTTGGAGCACAGCAGAAACAAGCTATACAAGATTACaagttcaatttatttaaacgtATTGAACAAAGCGAATGTAAACTTATTGACAAGATagaagaaattaaaacaaaagacgAGACGCGATTAACAACTATGAAAGCAAGAATTCCGGGTGTATTAAGttcaattaattcaattaaGTCTACACTTCATTCTAAGAATGTTAACAGTTCCCAGCTATATGTTGAAGCTAAACGCGCAAAGCAAGAAGTTGCCAAGTTACGTTTAGCATTAGATAGaatgaacaaagaaaacacaatacAGAAATACCGATTCAAAGGGGACATATTGTCAGAGAGTATGCTTGCAACAAACAACGCGTTAGGATCGATTAAAGAAGATGATAATGACGATGATGCTCTTACTGACACTACGGATCATGATTTGATCACAG attgtGATGACGCGAAAGATTTTTGTGGTCAACTTTtgccttttgtaaaaaaactgcCTGGTATCAACGCAAGTATCCCATCCGACTGGTCGTTTTGCTGTCTGAATAGTCTACAGGTCCTTCCAAACGATAGGCTTTTAGCCACAGATCAggaaaatgcatgtataaagttattcaataccaagaCTAACCTTTTTATGTCACATCTCAAACTCGCTGGAAAACCATCGGATTCGTGCATAGTACCAAGTCACAGAGTTGCTGTAACTTTGCCGATGGAAAGACAGATACATATTGTGGACACACAAGAAGAACTAATTTTAGTGGATAGATTTACTGTAAATGGGTCTTGTCGGGGAATTGCATATTATGATGAACGATTTATCGTCTCATATACGGAACTGCCAAGAGTAGAAATACTTGATGTGAACGGAGAAACACTAGAAATTGTTTCGAACGCTAGTTTGCATTCACAAATATTCCAATACCCTAACCATTTAAGGGTTGAAACAGGATATAATCAGTCGTTTATATACGTATCTGATCAAAAGGCAAACATGATTATAAAGCTAAACATGTCTCTTCAAGTTATCAACACATTCTCCGGTGAAAGTCTACGTGCCCAAGGTAATATATGCGGAGCTGGAGAGAATATTCTTTTGGTTTGTGCGACGAAAAATAACGGCATCGTTGCTCTCGAAACAAAGAGTGgaaacatgaaaacaatttttggaCAAAATGACGAAATTGCAAAGCCTATTGCTACGTGTGTTTGTTGCGAACATAATCGGATTTTTATCAGCAACGATGAACGTGGGAAAAGTGACATAATACTAGTATTCGAGGGGAAATTGAAGAAATCGACAGAATGTAGCcatggttaa
- the LOC128216820 gene encoding tripartite motif-containing protein 45-like isoform X2 has product MEVSRKREGNFSRKSECLGCTPCSQDRKYEKPEAFCTSCEEFLCFVCAKVHRNQRITRHHALLENSEMPSSIVSDFSNEGICTEICSGHPSEFVKYYCTSHLAFLCGDCVIREHRNCEVEHIPNACKDYRNGVEYTSIVGDITTLDYEFKYFKSALEKSIHSAQHLGAQQKQAIQDYKFNLFKRIEQSECKLIDKIEEIKTKDETRLTTMKARIPGVLSSINSIKSTLHSKNVNSSQLYVEAKRAKQEVAKLRLALDRMNKENTIQKYRFKGDILSESMLATNNALGSIKEDDNDDDALTDTTDHDLITVKIWSKRLWLAEQRNSSQKISQIVMTRKIFVVNFCLL; this is encoded by the exons atgGAGGTTTCACGAAAGAGGGAAGGCAATTTTTCGAGGAAAAGTGAATGTTTAGGATGTACACCTTGTTCGCAAGACAGAAAGTACGAGAAACCGGAAGCTTTCTGTACCAGCTGTGAagaatttctttgttttgtttgtgcaAAAGTCCATAGGAACCAAAGAATAACAAGACATCACGCTCTTCTAGAAAATTCCGAAATGCCTAGCTCCATTGTTTCAGATTTTTCCAACGAAGGTATTTGTACTGAAATATGCAGTGGGCACCCGAGCGAATTCGTGAAATACTACTGCACGTCCCATCTGGCATTTCTGTGTGGCGACTGCGTAATTAGAGAACATAGGAATTGCGAGGTTGAACACATTCCAAATGCTTGCAAGGATTATAGAAATGGAGTGGAATATACGTCAATTGTCGGAGATATCACAACATTAGATTATgagttcaaatattttaaaagtgctCTTGAAAAGTCCATCCACTCTGCTCAGCACCTTGGAGCACAGCAGAAACAAGCTATACAAGATTACaagttcaatttatttaaacgtATTGAACAAAGCGAATGTAAACTTATTGACAAGATagaagaaattaaaacaaaagacgAGACGCGATTAACAACTATGAAAGCAAGAATTCCGGGTGTATTAAGttcaattaattcaattaaGTCTACACTTCATTCTAAGAATGTTAACAGTTCCCAGCTATATGTTGAAGCTAAACGCGCAAAGCAAGAAGTTGCCAAGTTACGTTTAGCATTAGATAGaatgaacaaagaaaacacaatacAGAAATACCGATTCAAAGGGGACATATTGTCAGAGAGTATGCTTGCAACAAACAACGCGTTAGGATCGATTAAAGAAGATGATAATGACGATGATGCTCTTACTGACACTACGGATCATGATTTGATCACAG taaAGATATGGTCGAAAAGGTTATGGTTGGCAGAGCAAAGGAACAGTTCACAGAAGATCTCACag attgtGATGACGCGAAAGATTTTTGTGGTCAACTTTtgccttttgtaa
- the LOC128216820 gene encoding tripartite motif-containing protein 45-like isoform X3, producing MEVSRKREGNFSRKSECLGCTPCSQDRKYEKPEAFCTSCEEFLCFVCAKVHRNQRITRHHALLENSEMPSSIVSDFSNEGICTEICSGHPSEFVKYYCTSHLAFLCGDCVIREHRNCEVEHIPNACKDYRNGVEYTSIVGDITTLDYEFKYFKSALEKSIHSAQHLGAQQKQAIQDYKFNLFKRIEQSECKLIDKIEEIKTKDETRLTTMKARIPGVLSSINSIKSTLHSKNVNSSQLYVEAKRAKQEVAKLRLALDRMNKENTIQKYRFKGDILSESMLATNNALGSIKEDDNDDDALTDTTDHDLITGTCMPTLHV from the coding sequence atgGAGGTTTCACGAAAGAGGGAAGGCAATTTTTCGAGGAAAAGTGAATGTTTAGGATGTACACCTTGTTCGCAAGACAGAAAGTACGAGAAACCGGAAGCTTTCTGTACCAGCTGTGAagaatttctttgttttgtttgtgcaAAAGTCCATAGGAACCAAAGAATAACAAGACATCACGCTCTTCTAGAAAATTCCGAAATGCCTAGCTCCATTGTTTCAGATTTTTCCAACGAAGGTATTTGTACTGAAATATGCAGTGGGCACCCGAGCGAATTCGTGAAATACTACTGCACGTCCCATCTGGCATTTCTGTGTGGCGACTGCGTAATTAGAGAACATAGGAATTGCGAGGTTGAACACATTCCAAATGCTTGCAAGGATTATAGAAATGGAGTGGAATATACGTCAATTGTCGGAGATATCACAACATTAGATTATgagttcaaatattttaaaagtgctCTTGAAAAGTCCATCCACTCTGCTCAGCACCTTGGAGCACAGCAGAAACAAGCTATACAAGATTACaagttcaatttatttaaacgtATTGAACAAAGCGAATGTAAACTTATTGACAAGATagaagaaattaaaacaaaagacgAGACGCGATTAACAACTATGAAAGCAAGAATTCCGGGTGTATTAAGttcaattaattcaattaaGTCTACACTTCATTCTAAGAATGTTAACAGTTCCCAGCTATATGTTGAAGCTAAACGCGCAAAGCAAGAAGTTGCCAAGTTACGTTTAGCATTAGATAGaatgaacaaagaaaacacaatacAGAAATACCGATTCAAAGGGGACATATTGTCAGAGAGTATGCTTGCAACAAACAACGCGTTAGGATCGATTAAAGAAGATGATAATGACGATGATGCTCTTACTGACACTACGGATCATGATTTGATCACAGGTACGTGTATGCCGACACTTCACGTTTAA